In Candidatus Amarolinea dominans, one genomic interval encodes:
- a CDS encoding GAF domain-containing protein, which translates to MGWVAREKRHRYVLDIAQDPDFKHKDWASQQGLVSMLCVPLLTGDRVFGTLAVYTTYEHEFNGDEVRGLHTFATQAAIAFASAQRQQQLLRANEVRTAELHKATHGLRSPLAQAKNITGNLLAGKLGALTKKQHDRLEKLTGYLERQQRQIDKLLLLSRLEAGGDHPGISFDPKQLNVRTLLRQAQRRAADPAQRKKLHLGIKRFAHASLAVWGISTPWSRCWTT; encoded by the coding sequence ATGGGCTGGGTTGCGCGCGAGAAGCGTCATCGCTATGTGCTGGACATCGCCCAGGACCCGGATTTCAAGCACAAGGACTGGGCCAGCCAGCAGGGATTGGTCTCCATGCTCTGCGTGCCGCTGCTGACCGGCGACCGGGTCTTTGGCACGTTGGCGGTCTACACCACCTACGAACATGAGTTCAACGGCGATGAGGTGCGCGGTCTGCACACCTTTGCCACGCAGGCTGCGATTGCCTTTGCCAGCGCGCAGCGCCAACAGCAGTTGCTGCGTGCGAATGAAGTGCGCACCGCGGAGCTGCACAAGGCAACGCATGGCTTGCGTTCGCCGCTCGCCCAGGCCAAGAACATTACCGGCAACCTGCTGGCGGGCAAGCTGGGCGCTCTGACCAAAAAGCAGCATGATCGCCTGGAAAAACTGACGGGTTACCTCGAGCGCCAACAGCGTCAGATTGACAAACTTCTGCTCCTCAGCCGGCTGGAGGCGGGCGGCGACCATCCGGGCATCTCGTTCGATCCGAAACAGCTCAACGTGAGAACTCTCTTGCGCCAGGCGCAGCGGCGGGCCGCAGACCCCGCCCAGCGCAAGAAGCTGCATCTCGGCATCAAGCGTTTTGCCCATGCCAGCCTGGCCGTGTGGGGGATCAGTACACCCTGGAGCAGGTGCTGGACAACCTGA
- a CDS encoding ATP-binding protein yields MGDQYTLEQVLDNLIENAIKFTPAGGAITLGCDTWKDRIRITISDSGIGIPEEMRTRVFEKYFQITNTSQDQTTGLGLGLAICQEIVQRHGGEIEIHDTPGGGATFMVFLPGN; encoded by the coding sequence GTGGGGGATCAGTACACCCTGGAGCAGGTGCTGGACAACCTGATCGAGAACGCCATCAAATTCACCCCGGCGGGCGGCGCCATCACCCTGGGCTGTGACACCTGGAAGGACCGCATACGTATCACGATCAGCGACAGCGGCATCGGCATCCCAGAGGAGATGCGCACGCGCGTGTTCGAGAAGTATTTTCAGATCACGAACACGAGCCAGGATCAAACCACAGGGCTTGGCTTGGGGCTGGCCATTTGCCAGGAGATTGTGCAGCGGCATGGCGGCGAGATCGAAATACACGACACGCCGGGGGGTGGCGCGACGTTTATGGTTTTCTTGCCGGGAAACTGA
- a CDS encoding response regulator transcription factor has translation MQGAKLLVIDDEPGFGESLADWFTPLGYQVSEAASGAEGVELALAQRPDAIILDILMPGMDGFAVIRALRENDLTRDIPIVVWSVTSEDLSSRLRGLRFGADYILLKSKELHELEEVLRRTLGRRKPASASSPATLSASLSASLPAVSASGLIYDPDEVLVYRDGVRLNVELTPNEASLMHCLWENRNHLTTRDDIAASVYSDVQNREGVSNEAMDRLVGRLRQKIEPDLKAPRYVQTVRGFGYRLAPSGQPFNHEGG, from the coding sequence ATGCAGGGTGCAAAGCTATTGGTGATTGATGACGAGCCGGGGTTTGGCGAGAGCCTGGCCGATTGGTTCACGCCGTTGGGGTACCAGGTCAGCGAGGCGGCCAGCGGCGCGGAGGGAGTCGAACTAGCGCTGGCGCAGCGGCCCGACGCGATCATCCTGGACATCCTGATGCCAGGGATGGACGGCTTTGCGGTGATTCGCGCGCTGCGTGAAAACGACCTGACGCGTGACATCCCGATCGTGGTGTGGTCGGTGACCAGCGAGGATTTGAGCAGCCGGCTGCGTGGGCTGCGTTTTGGCGCCGACTACATTTTATTGAAGAGCAAAGAGCTGCACGAGCTTGAAGAGGTGCTGCGGCGCACGTTGGGGCGGCGCAAGCCAGCGTCCGCTTCATCGCCTGCCACATTGTCCGCTTCATTGTCCGCTTCATTGCCCGCGGTATCTGCCAGCGGCCTGATCTACGACCCGGACGAAGTGCTGGTTTACCGCGACGGCGTGCGTCTCAACGTCGAGTTGACGCCCAACGAGGCGAGCCTCATGCACTGTTTGTGGGAGAACCGCAATCACCTGACCACGCGTGACGACATTGCCGCCAGCGTCTACAGCGATGTGCAGAATCGGGAAGGCGTCAGCAATGAAGCCATGGATCGCCTGGTGGGGCGGCTCAGGCAAAAGATCGAGCCGGACCTCAAGGCCCCGCGTTACGTCCAGACCGTGCGTGGCTTCGGTTACCGCCTGGCGCCGAGCGGCCAGCCGTTCAATCATGAGGGTGGGTAG